One window of Methanobacterium alkalithermotolerans genomic DNA carries:
- a CDS encoding DNA glycosylase produces MKIKSSIPNEEFKGPLDLDITINSGQTSQPAWINEENHFKELLIVNNQAVLVSLSTDEISGAVLVELESSHEFSLKQVIGEIRRIFDLNFNLTLFYEFLKEDPALAPTIDFCQGLRLFKAHNIFECLISSICSANNSIIRWSRSIRAMQEKWGVSYILPSGRFYTFPTPETILQLPEHEIEEMEMCGGEKNLEECIHNLKACGVGYRGKYMKEAAKIVTENISLPKLGQMDYEKAFEALLDLPGVGPKVADCILLYGYGRGEAFPTDVWIKRIISHLYFEGKDVKVDKIREFGQDQFGEYAGYTQLYLFHYARKSGLLNKLKPLKK; encoded by the coding sequence ATGAAAATCAAATCTTCGATTCCTAATGAGGAATTTAAAGGACCACTTGATCTGGATATTACCATTAACAGTGGCCAAACCTCCCAACCCGCCTGGATAAATGAGGAGAACCATTTTAAGGAACTATTAATTGTAAATAATCAAGCAGTGCTGGTAAGTCTTTCTACAGATGAAATCTCCGGGGCAGTGTTAGTGGAGCTGGAATCCAGTCATGAATTTTCTCTAAAACAAGTAATAGGAGAAATTCGCCGAATATTTGACCTGAATTTTAATCTAACTCTCTTTTATGAATTTCTAAAAGAAGACCCTGCTCTGGCCCCCACCATTGATTTTTGCCAGGGTTTAAGATTATTCAAAGCCCATAACATATTTGAATGTTTGATTTCATCTATATGTTCGGCTAACAATTCTATTATCCGCTGGAGTAGATCCATACGCGCTATGCAGGAAAAATGGGGAGTTTCTTATATCTTACCTTCTGGAAGGTTTTACACCTTTCCTACTCCTGAAACTATTCTCCAACTACCAGAACACGAAATTGAAGAAATGGAGATGTGTGGCGGGGAAAAAAACTTAGAAGAGTGCATTCACAACTTAAAAGCCTGCGGGGTAGGTTACAGGGGTAAATATATGAAAGAAGCGGCTAAAATAGTCACCGAAAACATATCTTTACCTAAATTAGGGCAGATGGATTATGAAAAAGCATTTGAAGCCTTACTGGACTTACCCGGTGTGGGGCCTAAAGTAGCCGACTGCATACTTCTTTATGGTTATGGTAGGGGTGAGGCCTTTCCTACTGATGTATGGATTAAAAGGATAATTTCTCATCTTTACTTTGAGGGAAAGGATGTTAAAGTGGACAAAATAAGAGAATTTGGCCAGGATCAATTCGGAGAATATGCCGGTTACACCCAGCTTTATCTGTTCCATTATGCCCGAAAATCAGGACTTCTAAATAAACTAAAACCACTTAAAAAATAA
- a CDS encoding rhodanese-like domain-containing protein, which yields MPQFKTIPPQEALKLIKEHPEFTIIDIRPQEDFEDEHLPGAQNLDYDGHQFQKKVEKLDKEKEYVIYCKSGVRGEYFMDKMRESGFKKAYNIQGGFVGWKIKKLPLVSD from the coding sequence ATGCCACAGTTTAAAACCATACCTCCTCAGGAAGCACTTAAATTAATAAAAGAACACCCTGAATTTACCATAATAGATATACGTCCTCAGGAAGATTTTGAAGATGAACATCTGCCTGGTGCCCAGAATCTGGATTATGACGGCCACCAGTTTCAAAAAAAAGTAGAAAAATTAGATAAAGAGAAGGAATATGTAATATATTGTAAAAGTGGAGTGCGGGGAGAATACTTCATGGATAAAATGAGAGAATCTGGATTTAAAAAAGCATACAATATACAGGGCGGTTTTGTAGGATGGAAAATAAAAAAATTACCCCTGGTTAGTGATTAG
- a CDS encoding SHOCT-like domain-containing protein translates to MSEDITDERMQILEMVEEGKINTKEGLELLDALEGNPEKNDSKKKAKWLRIRVRTMDDNPKVTVNIPLALVDVGLKLARKFDPKLDEEVLNQVDLDEIVEAVKNGAHGEIVDVDDEENQTKVKVYVE, encoded by the coding sequence ATGAGTGAAGATATAACTGATGAGAGAATGCAGATTTTAGAAATGGTGGAAGAAGGAAAAATTAATACTAAAGAAGGACTGGAGTTACTGGATGCTCTGGAAGGTAATCCAGAAAAAAATGATTCAAAAAAGAAAGCCAAATGGTTAAGAATCCGTGTAAGAACCATGGATGACAATCCTAAAGTTACGGTGAATATACCTCTTGCTCTGGTGGATGTGGGATTGAAACTGGCTCGAAAGTTTGATCCTAAGCTGGATGAGGAAGTTCTCAACCAGGTGGATCTGGATGAGATTGTGGAGGCTGTAAAAAACGGGGCCCATGGTGAAATTGTGGATGTGGATGATGAAGAAAATCAGACCAAGGTCAAAGTATATGTGGAGTAA
- a CDS encoding DUF2089 domain-containing protein, which translates to MKREVPGNCPVCQSEIKVSEVRCKECKTVIQGEFELCKFCRLNENQKYFLEAFIKNRGNIKEIEKELGISYPTVRNKLDEVISVLGHQVDKPVIDKKIILDKLRKGEISKDEALKLLNS; encoded by the coding sequence ATGAAGCGGGAAGTGCCAGGTAATTGTCCGGTATGTCAGAGCGAAATCAAAGTTAGTGAAGTGCGCTGCAAGGAATGTAAAACGGTGATTCAGGGAGAATTTGAATTATGCAAGTTCTGTCGTTTGAATGAAAACCAGAAATATTTCCTGGAGGCTTTCATTAAAAACAGAGGTAATATTAAGGAGATTGAAAAGGAGCTGGGAATATCCTATCCTACTGTGAGAAATAAACTGGATGAAGTCATTTCAGTTTTAGGACATCAGGTGGACAAACCTGTTATTGATAAAAAAATCATCTTAGATAAGCTCAGAAAAGGAGAAATTAGCAAGGATGAGGCTTTAAAGTTGTTAAATAGTTGA
- the hisF gene encoding imidazole glycerol phosphate synthase subunit HisF, with product MLAKRIIPCLDCDLQVPYGRVVKGVEFKQIRYAGEPVDLATKYYHEGADEIVFLDITASHERRETMADVIRATTENVFVPICVGGGIRKPQDYVNMLKAGADKCSTNTAAIHNPDLINEASKIVGSQACVIGIDAKRRYIEDESEAKDKIIVETKKGLAWFDCSIYGGREFTGIDAISWAMECQDRGAGEILLTSMDRDGTKDGYDLELTRTISESVDIPVIASGGVGNPQHILEAFTLGKADAALAASIFHFNEYPVPEVKEYLKEKGVVIRD from the coding sequence ATGCTAGCCAAAAGAATCATTCCCTGTCTGGATTGTGACCTGCAGGTACCTTATGGACGGGTAGTTAAAGGAGTGGAATTTAAACAAATACGTTATGCGGGAGAACCGGTGGATCTGGCTACCAAATACTACCATGAAGGTGCTGATGAGATAGTATTCCTGGATATCACCGCCTCCCATGAACGCCGGGAAACCATGGCTGATGTAATCCGGGCCACCACCGAGAATGTCTTTGTTCCTATCTGTGTAGGGGGAGGTATCAGAAAACCCCAGGACTACGTTAACATGCTTAAAGCTGGAGCAGATAAATGTTCCACCAATACGGCAGCTATCCATAACCCGGATCTAATAAATGAAGCATCTAAAATTGTAGGTTCCCAGGCCTGTGTTATTGGTATTGATGCCAAGAGAAGATACATTGAGGACGAAAGCGAAGCCAAGGATAAGATCATTGTAGAAACTAAAAAAGGTTTAGCCTGGTTTGATTGCAGTATTTATGGTGGGAGAGAATTTACAGGAATTGATGCTATTTCCTGGGCCATGGAATGTCAAGACCGGGGGGCAGGTGAAATCCTTCTAACCAGCATGGATCGGGATGGTACCAAAGATGGATATGACCTGGAATTGACCCGGACTATAAGTGAAAGTGTGGATATTCCAGTAATTGCCTCGGGTGGTGTAGGTAATCCGCAACATATTCTGGAAGCTTTCACTTTGGGTAAAGCAGACGCTGCTTTAGCTGCCAGTATCTTTCACTTTAATGAGTACCCTGTGCCTGAGGTTAAAGAGTACTTGAAGGAAAAGGGGGTTGTGATTAGGGATTAA
- a CDS encoding DUF4013 domain-containing protein → MNLSEILSESFKYPLSNLKRMLILGILLALNILIIPAILSMGYYIRIIESSFQGSNELPPFNEWGKMFADGLKYIVVLLIYLGIPAFIGSFIGSMLMFFIIYTDLNQTMGIYTFMAILYSVIILITIVPYFVSFMGITRMVRENSLKAAFEFTPVINVIKGFGTMRYIAAIVFISILNFALILISLISQLVTTNLIIIYGISIAMSLFINSYLWGFQGRLISNIYQEGSKEYNLTE, encoded by the coding sequence ATGAATTTAAGTGAAATATTATCTGAATCATTTAAGTATCCCCTTTCCAATTTAAAGCGCATGCTTATACTGGGAATACTCTTGGCCTTGAATATTTTGATTATCCCCGCCATACTGAGTATGGGGTATTATATCAGAATAATTGAAAGTAGTTTTCAGGGTTCTAATGAACTTCCCCCTTTTAATGAATGGGGTAAGATGTTTGCTGACGGCCTGAAATATATAGTGGTTTTATTAATTTATCTGGGAATTCCTGCATTTATAGGATCATTTATTGGTAGCATGCTAATGTTTTTCATTATTTATACTGATTTAAATCAGACTATGGGAATATATACATTTATGGCCATATTATACTCCGTGATTATCCTTATAACTATTGTGCCCTATTTTGTGAGCTTTATGGGAATAACCAGAATGGTAAGAGAAAATAGTCTTAAAGCCGCCTTTGAATTTACTCCGGTTATTAATGTAATTAAAGGATTTGGAACCATGCGTTACATCGCCGCTATAGTCTTTATTTCCATATTAAACTTCGCCTTGATCTTAATATCATTAATTTCCCAGCTAGTTACCACTAACCTGATAATCATTTATGGAATAAGTATAGCAATGTCCCTGTTTATTAATTCTTATTTATGGGGATTTCAGGGTCGTTTAATATCCAATATTTACCAGGAAGGTTCAAAAGAGTATAATCTTACTGAATAA
- a CDS encoding helicase C-terminal domain-containing protein: MVLPIFCPDCGMMRNRCICGPERKNKAGKNSKNNLKGQDSGEIIKKTTLSSARQKEIKRKNPHIPEKIIENFPFPHPREGQLDIIADIHQALEDGFRYVVLEAGTGTGKSGIATTLGRMYEPAYILTMTKQLQNQYAHEFDFSQVKGRGNFMCKTDDLESGCDIGTCQTTPSSQKFHCPYGVSKSSTLGAIEAFEDSHGNPIYFQSSDHCHYWDQKADAVNSPITLMNYDYALLELNHVGHFGSRKLLILDEAHNIEDKLMRRLEVTLSRKRVEKDIKKGIPSGMMGELDPEEWILQIDAISDAYKDLKLKDLPKNKADRINRTIFRLDELKDNLAKEPKNWVMDTAPDGVSFKPLRVHHYAYEHLFRHADACIFLSATILSHQMFCRWLGMDPREVYFVKVDSPFPPSKRPIELKLAGKMSKNRIKRTAPDTLPILTKILKRHRHDKGLIHTHNYQCQKYIMNKLPHSRLIDHNSMNREMVLHNFETSHNPLVLISPSMSEGVDLPYDKCRFQVIYKVPFPYLGDKQVNMRRKRDQRWYAYKTVMTLMQAYGRGMRAEDDECYTYILDENIKMLFNSPLYRSLIPEFFKEAVIPDE, from the coding sequence ATGGTGTTACCTATTTTTTGCCCGGACTGCGGGATGATGAGAAACCGTTGCATTTGTGGACCTGAACGTAAAAATAAGGCTGGAAAAAATTCTAAAAACAATTTAAAAGGTCAGGATTCTGGAGAAATCATTAAAAAAACTACCTTATCCTCTGCCCGGCAAAAAGAAATCAAGCGTAAAAATCCCCACATACCTGAAAAAATCATTGAAAACTTCCCTTTCCCCCATCCACGGGAAGGACAGCTGGATATAATAGCAGATATCCACCAGGCCCTGGAAGATGGTTTTCGCTATGTGGTGCTTGAAGCAGGAACTGGTACAGGAAAATCAGGAATAGCCACCACACTGGGCCGCATGTATGAGCCGGCCTACATCCTCACCATGACCAAGCAGCTGCAGAATCAGTATGCCCATGAATTTGATTTTTCCCAGGTAAAAGGAAGGGGAAACTTCATGTGTAAAACGGATGATCTGGAGTCTGGCTGTGATATAGGAACCTGTCAAACCACCCCCAGTTCTCAAAAATTCCACTGTCCCTATGGAGTAAGTAAATCATCTACTCTAGGAGCTATAGAAGCATTTGAAGACTCTCATGGGAACCCTATTTATTTTCAGTCCTCAGATCACTGCCATTACTGGGATCAAAAGGCCGATGCAGTAAACAGTCCCATCACCCTGATGAATTATGATTACGCCCTTTTGGAACTAAACCATGTGGGACATTTCGGCTCCCGGAAGCTACTTATTCTGGACGAGGCCCATAACATCGAAGATAAACTCATGCGTAGACTGGAAGTAACCTTATCCCGGAAAAGAGTGGAAAAAGATATTAAAAAAGGCATTCCTTCCGGAATGATGGGCGAATTAGATCCTGAAGAGTGGATTTTGCAGATAGATGCAATTTCTGATGCTTATAAAGATTTAAAACTTAAAGATCTGCCTAAAAATAAGGCAGATCGTATAAACCGCACCATATTCCGCCTGGATGAATTAAAGGATAACCTGGCCAAGGAACCTAAAAACTGGGTAATGGATACTGCCCCTGACGGAGTTTCCTTCAAACCTCTCCGGGTACATCATTATGCTTACGAACACCTATTTAGGCATGCGGATGCTTGTATATTCCTGAGTGCCACCATACTTTCTCATCAAATGTTTTGTCGCTGGTTAGGGATGGATCCCCGGGAGGTATATTTTGTGAAAGTGGATAGTCCTTTCCCTCCCTCTAAAAGACCCATAGAGTTAAAATTGGCAGGCAAGATGTCTAAAAATAGAATTAAAAGAACCGCCCCGGACACCCTTCCTATTTTAACTAAAATATTAAAAAGGCATCGCCATGATAAGGGCCTGATACACACCCATAATTATCAGTGCCAGAAATATATCATGAATAAATTACCCCATTCCCGCCTCATAGATCATAATTCCATGAATAGAGAAATGGTTTTACATAATTTTGAAACCAGCCACAATCCTCTGGTTTTAATAAGTCCTTCCATGAGTGAAGGAGTGGATTTACCCTATGATAAATGCAGGTTTCAGGTAATTTATAAAGTTCCCTTCCCTTATCTGGGAGATAAACAGGTTAACATGCGCAGAAAGCGTGATCAAAGATGGTATGCCTATAAAACTGTCATGACACTAATGCAGGCTTATGGCCGGGGAATGCGTGCCGAAGACGATGAATGCTACACTTACATCCTGGATGAAAATATTAAAATGTTATTTAATAGTCCCCTCTACCGTTCGTTAATCCCGGAATTCTTTAAAGAAGCGGTTATTCCTGATGAATAA
- the cobI gene encoding precorrin-2 C(20)-methyltransferase yields the protein MIKGKLIGIGTGPGDPDLLTIKAHKVLSSVDVICAPRSAKNRPSIALSIVKNVLDLREDSFHVLEPVFPMKEDLDLLEKHWDTAANQVASYLDKGQDVAFVTLGDPSIYSTFSYIQRKIEDRGYLVEMVPGITSFTGCASSAGIPLVEKDDILVIVPKVDNRLKNILEDGDTFVIMKTSRHSALLEETIKADPREKEIISIKNCSMDDEEVKSGFVDHKKYLSTTLVKFYEK from the coding sequence ATGATAAAAGGAAAGTTAATTGGAATAGGAACCGGTCCCGGAGACCCGGACCTGCTTACTATTAAAGCGCATAAAGTTTTATCTTCAGTAGATGTTATATGCGCCCCTCGTTCAGCAAAAAATCGGCCCAGTATTGCTCTATCAATAGTAAAAAACGTACTGGATCTTCGTGAAGATAGCTTCCATGTTCTAGAGCCGGTGTTCCCCATGAAAGAAGATTTGGATTTACTGGAAAAACACTGGGACACTGCTGCCAATCAGGTGGCATCATATCTGGATAAGGGCCAGGATGTGGCTTTTGTTACTCTGGGTGATCCTTCCATTTACAGTACCTTCTCTTATATACAGCGAAAAATTGAAGATAGAGGATATCTGGTAGAAATGGTTCCAGGTATAACCTCTTTTACTGGTTGTGCCTCCAGTGCAGGGATTCCTCTGGTAGAAAAAGATGATATACTGGTTATTGTGCCTAAAGTAGATAACCGGCTGAAGAATATCCTGGAAGACGGAGATACCTTCGTTATTATGAAAACTTCCCGGCACAGTGCATTGCTGGAAGAAACCATTAAGGCTGACCCCCGGGAAAAAGAAATTATTTCTATTAAAAACTGCAGTATGGATGATGAAGAGGTAAAATCTGGTTTTGTAGACCATAAAAAATATCTATCCACCACTCTGGTGAAATTCTATGAAAAATAA
- a CDS encoding V4R domain-containing protein: protein MEYSKKIKNIKNEDETHILVFSTSKGLNVIQSPTKSFILSLILNEEISFDEIVKITEKSKSTISVHLRDLVDEGIIDSRIDSEDKRKKIFYLNSRYVGRFIPQKWGQREENSVEFLTDHMMNQGNPHEFFQMMFHIFRVELIQEGINIDPLLNRTGIKIGETIYHQLKDDQTDKLIHNLSNFWKNNGLGQIELENMDPLTIRAYDCFECELLPKIGESACALDSGILEAVFSIHLAKKVNVTETKCYSRGDEYCCFEII from the coding sequence ATGGAATATTCTAAAAAAATTAAAAACATTAAAAATGAGGATGAAACACATATTCTGGTTTTTTCTACTTCAAAAGGCCTCAATGTTATTCAAAGTCCCACTAAATCTTTCATACTTTCACTGATACTAAATGAAGAAATTAGTTTTGATGAAATTGTAAAAATAACGGAAAAATCCAAATCCACCATTTCGGTACATCTTCGGGATCTGGTTGATGAGGGGATAATTGATTCCCGCATAGATAGTGAGGATAAAAGAAAAAAAATATTTTATCTTAATTCACGCTATGTGGGACGCTTCATACCCCAAAAATGGGGACAAAGGGAAGAAAACTCTGTGGAATTTTTAACAGACCATATGATGAACCAGGGCAATCCTCATGAGTTTTTTCAGATGATGTTCCACATCTTCCGGGTGGAACTTATACAGGAAGGGATTAATATTGACCCCCTTCTCAATAGAACCGGGATAAAGATAGGCGAAACCATATATCATCAACTTAAAGATGATCAAACCGATAAATTAATCCACAATCTCTCTAATTTCTGGAAAAATAATGGTCTGGGCCAGATTGAATTGGAAAATATGGATCCTCTCACTATCCGGGCTTATGATTGTTTCGAATGCGAACTTTTACCTAAAATTGGAGAATCAGCATGTGCACTGGATTCAGGGATACTGGAGGCTGTTTTTTCTATACATCTGGCTAAAAAAGTAAATGTCACTGAAACCAAATGTTATAGCCGGGGAGATGAGTACTGCTGTTTTGAAATTATCTAA
- a CDS encoding FprA family A-type flavoprotein translates to MKAKAKKISPGVYWVGVLDWDIRSYHGYTLNGTSYNAYLVFGDEKVALIDNAYHGNFPELMARIEDAFAQEEREVKIDVLVQNHVEKDHSGLLVELHRKFPQAPVYCTEIAIDGLKKHFNGLQGVNFISVGTGETLNLGGKTLAFLEAFLLHWPDSMFTLLMENGILFPNDAFGQHLCFAQRYDSEIPEYVLMDATQKFYANLVTPLSSLVLKKFQEVIDLGLLDKIKMIAPSHGQIWTDPLKVIDAYTSWASGKCKDKVTIIYDTMHYSTQKMAHVLAEGIISEGVDVKLYYLHEDERSEIVKDILDSKAIALGAPTIYDEPFPSVGDLIYYLRGLKFNRTGYEKIAITFGSMGGRGGAPKTLSRDLKECGFQVQEEYEIMYVPDEDELNKCYFMGKKLAKELKSV, encoded by the coding sequence ATGAAAGCAAAAGCAAAAAAAATCAGCCCCGGAGTATACTGGGTAGGGGTCCTGGACTGGGATATAAGATCCTACCATGGATACACCCTGAATGGAACTAGTTATAATGCATATCTTGTTTTTGGAGATGAAAAAGTAGCACTCATTGACAATGCTTATCATGGAAATTTTCCAGAATTAATGGCCCGGATAGAGGATGCATTCGCCCAGGAAGAAAGAGAAGTTAAGATAGATGTACTGGTACAAAACCATGTAGAAAAAGATCACAGCGGCCTTTTGGTAGAATTACATAGAAAATTTCCCCAAGCCCCTGTTTATTGTACCGAAATTGCTATCGATGGACTTAAAAAACATTTCAATGGTCTTCAAGGCGTAAATTTCATCAGCGTTGGTACCGGGGAAACCTTAAATTTGGGTGGAAAAACACTGGCCTTTTTAGAAGCATTTCTGCTGCACTGGCCAGACAGTATGTTTACCCTGCTTATGGAAAATGGAATACTGTTTCCTAATGATGCATTTGGCCAGCACCTTTGTTTTGCTCAGAGATATGATTCAGAAATACCAGAATATGTGCTGATGGATGCTACGCAAAAATTTTATGCCAATTTAGTAACTCCCCTGTCATCTCTGGTACTCAAAAAATTTCAGGAAGTTATTGATCTGGGGCTATTAGATAAAATTAAGATGATTGCTCCCTCACATGGGCAGATATGGACTGATCCCCTGAAAGTAATTGATGCTTACACCAGCTGGGCCAGTGGCAAATGTAAGGATAAAGTGACTATTATCTATGATACCATGCATTACTCTACCCAAAAAATGGCACATGTTCTTGCAGAAGGAATAATAAGTGAAGGAGTGGATGTTAAGCTTTATTATCTGCATGAAGATGAGAGAAGTGAAATTGTAAAAGATATTCTGGATAGTAAAGCCATAGCCCTGGGTGCACCCACCATCTATGATGAACCATTTCCCAGTGTGGGAGATTTAATTTACTATCTCAGAGGACTTAAATTCAACCGTACAGGTTATGAAAAAATAGCAATAACATTTGGTTCCATGGGCGGTCGTGGAGGGGCACCTAAAACCCTATCTCGTGATTTAAAAGAATGTGGATTTCAGGTACAGGAAGAATATGAAATCATGTATGTACCAGATGAAGACGAGTTAAATAAATGTTACTTCATGGGGAAAAAATTAGCTAAAGAATTAAAATCTGTTTAA
- a CDS encoding ferritin-like domain-containing protein, which yields MDLVNEHQIGICKGTDMEKAVQANFNGECQEVGMYLAMARLAQREGMPEVAEVLKTIAWEEAEHASHFAEMNEVIKPTLKENLEMMLEGETMANKEKKAAAKKAKECDIDEAHDFFDESSRDEARHAKMLKGLLERYF from the coding sequence ATGGATTTAGTAAATGAGCATCAAATAGGAATTTGTAAAGGAACAGATATGGAAAAAGCAGTGCAGGCTAATTTTAATGGGGAATGTCAGGAAGTAGGAATGTATCTGGCCATGGCCCGTTTAGCCCAAAGAGAAGGCATGCCTGAAGTAGCAGAAGTTTTGAAGACCATCGCCTGGGAAGAAGCAGAACACGCATCTCACTTTGCAGAAATGAACGAAGTAATAAAACCCACCCTGAAAGAAAACCTGGAGATGATGCTGGAAGGAGAAACCATGGCTAATAAGGAGAAAAAAGCCGCTGCAAAAAAGGCCAAAGAATGTGATATAGATGAAGCCCATGATTTCTTTGATGAAAGTTCCCGGGATGAAGCAAGACACGCTAAAATGCTAAAGGGACTGCTGGAGAGATATTTCTAA
- a CDS encoding FAD-dependent oxidoreductase: MKIVIIGGGAGGLSTASNIRKYDKDAEITVITRDENIAYSPCAIPYVLCGEVDCFENIIMHQAEDYLERDIKVITLAEVFEVKASEKKIGYYLLNQKEDLKEMEYDYLVIATGGAPFIPPVEGSDLEGVFKIRTIADGQEITKWAQKSKKAVVVGAGLIGLEIAYGLKKRGLDVTVTEMLPQIVPRSLDPDMALIVQKYLEKEGINLILGHPIEKIAGTTKVEGAVFGDQCIDVDMVVMATGVRPETKMATMAGCELGRWSISVNEKMQTTVPDIYAVGDCVEVYDAITGHNTQSLLGTTAVRQGKVAAQNIVGKKAEFIPVLNSMVSKIGNLEFGAVGLTKVSAIQNGIEVISGKSRALTKARYYPGAKRIDIKMICNLQGVIIGCQIIAEERVAERVDTMSLAISQKLTCSKLSNMEFSYAPPLSMVIDPIILAAEDACEKLSKLNNNHKK; this comes from the coding sequence ATGAAAATAGTTATAATTGGTGGAGGGGCAGGTGGACTTTCCACTGCTTCCAATATACGGAAATATGATAAAGATGCTGAAATAACGGTAATAACTCGTGACGAGAATATTGCTTACTCTCCCTGTGCTATACCCTACGTACTGTGTGGGGAAGTGGACTGTTTTGAAAATATTATCATGCACCAGGCCGAAGATTACCTGGAAAGAGATATAAAAGTTATAACCCTGGCAGAAGTATTTGAGGTAAAAGCTAGTGAAAAAAAGATTGGTTATTATCTGCTAAACCAAAAAGAAGACCTTAAAGAAATGGAATATGATTACCTGGTAATAGCTACAGGAGGAGCTCCTTTCATTCCTCCGGTGGAAGGATCGGATCTAGAAGGCGTTTTTAAAATAAGAACTATCGCTGATGGTCAGGAAATTACCAAATGGGCTCAAAAAAGTAAAAAAGCAGTGGTAGTTGGCGCAGGACTAATCGGCCTTGAAATTGCCTACGGGTTAAAAAAAAGAGGGCTGGATGTAACCGTTACTGAAATGTTACCTCAGATTGTTCCCCGTTCACTGGACCCGGATATGGCCCTGATTGTTCAAAAATATCTGGAAAAAGAAGGCATTAATCTAATTTTAGGACATCCCATTGAAAAAATCGCAGGCACCACTAAAGTGGAAGGGGCTGTCTTTGGAGATCAATGTATAGACGTGGATATGGTGGTTATGGCCACCGGGGTGCGACCTGAAACTAAAATGGCCACAATGGCTGGCTGTGAATTAGGAAGATGGTCTATATCAGTTAATGAAAAAATGCAAACTACAGTACCTGATATTTATGCAGTGGGAGATTGTGTGGAAGTATATGATGCAATTACGGGCCATAATACTCAATCCCTTTTAGGAACCACTGCCGTCCGGCAGGGGAAAGTGGCTGCTCAGAATATAGTGGGGAAAAAGGCGGAATTTATACCGGTATTAAATTCTATGGTTTCTAAAATCGGCAACCTTGAATTTGGAGCAGTGGGATTAACCAAGGTTTCTGCGATTCAAAATGGCATAGAAGTAATTTCTGGTAAAAGTAGAGCACTTACCAAGGCCAGATACTATCCCGGGGCAAAAAGAATTGATATAAAAATGATATGCAATCTTCAAGGGGTGATTATTGGTTGCCAGATAATTGCTGAAGAGAGAGTAGCCGAAAGAGTGGATACTATGTCCCTGGCCATTTCTCAAAAATTAACCTGTTCGAAGCTATCTAATATGGAATTTTCGTATGCTCCTCCATTATCCATGGTTATAGATCCTATAATACTTGCTGCTGAGGATGCATGTGAAAAATTGAGTAAATTAAATAACAACCATAAAAAATAG